Within the Candidatus Syntrophosphaera sp. genome, the region TTCAACCCTTGCAAAGCACCGTAGTGGCGTTCATTAAGGCGCCAGTCGTGATGGATGGGCAGATACATCAGGTCCATCTCATCGAGCGCGATCCACAGCGTGCGGATGGCGCGCTTGAGCACGGAGGTCCAGGCTTCATCAAACACCCAGCCCTCTTCCCTGAGGCGCCGGCCCGCGGTGTGGGCCTCCTCCGTCCCTTTTTCCGAAAGGTCCACGTCCGTCCAGCCGGTAAAGAGGTTTTCCTTGTTCCACAGGCTTTCCCCGTGGCGGACAAGCACTATCTTGTACATGTCAAACTCCTTATCTGATTATGATCATTTATTCTGATGCTCCTCATAGCGGATCGCCCCCTCGGCAGCTTCCAGGCTTCTGGCCAGGATGAAGAAGAGGTCGGAAAGCCGGTTCACAAATTGCATAAGCTGTGGCGCGACCTGTTCGGAGCGGGAAAGGGTGACCACGTGCCTCTCGGCGCGGCGGGCGATGGTGCGGCAGATGTCCAGCTTGGCTGAGGAGGGCAGCGAGCCGGGGAGGACGAATCCCTTCAGGGGCGTCTTTTCCTCCAGTCTGGTAATCAAAGCCGTGAGCTGCTCAACATCAGCGTTTGTGACGGAATGCGGATAATCCCCGCTTTTGGAGGCCAGGGTGCCCATAACCCGGTACAGCTTTTCCTGCACGTCCTCGAGGATGTCCCTGGCACCGGGGTCATTCACATAATGCCGGGCTTCCCCGATATGGGCGTCCAGCTCGTCCAGCGAGCCGTAGGCGTCCACGCGCGGGTCGTCTTTCCAAACCCGTTCCCCGCTGTAAAGCGAGGTCTGGCCGCTGTCTCCGGTCTTGGTGCTGATGCCCATGGCCCTACCTCATCGCGATCACGGAGATCTCGACCTGCCCGTCTTTGGGCAGCCTGGCCACCTCGATCGCCTCGCGGGCCGGGAAGGGCGAGCTGAAATTGCGCGCGTAGATCTCGTTCAGGGCGGCGAAGTCGTTCATGTCCTTGAGGAACACGCTCACCTTCACGACATCGGCCAGATGCATTCCCGCGGCTTCCAGGATAGCCTTGACATTGCTGAACACTCGATTGGCCTGGGCTTCAAAGCCTTGTTCCATTTGTCCGCTGGCCGGATCGATGCCCAATTGGCCGGACACAAAGAGCATATTGCCTTTCATGACCGCCTGGGAATAGGGTCCCACGGCCTCGGCGGCGTGGTTGGTGCTGATTGATTGCATGGTTGTACTTCCTATTGTTATTTTTTCAAGGATTTGCGGGCGATCCCGATGGATTCCGCCAGCCGGTTCAAAGCTATGTAAGCCTGATCTTCCCGGCCCAGGTTATGCAGCAGCAGCTTGCCTTCGCGGATGTTTTCCTCGCGGATGGCGATCATCAGGTGGCAGCGGGCGGAGCGGGCGTTCTTCAGTTCAGCTTCCGTGCTGCTGATCTCCGTGCTGAGGACGGTCTTGATGTTTTGCCCGTGCAGTTCCTGGGCGATCTGGAGCAGCATCATGTCCATGTCCGGCGACTGGGCGCAAAGATAGACGGCAAAGTCTTCGCCCGAAGGCAGGAACAGCCCGCGGGACTCCATCAGCCGGAACAGTTCGTCCAGATCGAGGTAGAAGCCCACGGCCGGCAGCTTGCGCCCGTTTATCCGCTCGGAAAGGTAGTCGTACCTGCCCCCACCGCCCACGGACGTTTCTTTTCCGCTTGGGGCCACCACGAAATCGAACACGGTCTCGTTGTAATAGGCGAAATTCTTGAACAGGCGCGGGTCCACCTTGTAGGAATGGCCGAGGTTAGCCTGGATCTTCTTGATCTGGGAGAAATTGGCCTGGCATTTCTTG harbors:
- a CDS encoding RidA family protein — translated: MQSISTNHAAEAVGPYSQAVMKGNMLFVSGQLGIDPASGQMEQGFEAQANRVFSNVKAILEAAGMHLADVVKVSVFLKDMNDFAALNEIYARNFSSPFPAREAIEVARLPKDGQVEISVIAMR
- a CDS encoding cob(I)yrinic acid a,c-diamide adenosyltransferase, whose product is MGISTKTGDSGQTSLYSGERVWKDDPRVDAYGSLDELDAHIGEARHYVNDPGARDILEDVQEKLYRVMGTLASKSGDYPHSVTNADVEQLTALITRLEEKTPLKGFVLPGSLPSSAKLDICRTIARRAERHVVTLSRSEQVAPQLMQFVNRLSDLFFILARSLEAAEGAIRYEEHQNK